CCGTCGGAGAGCAGGGCATCATAGCGCAGTAAATTATCCATAAGCTCTGCTGACAGTTCATACGCCGCTAACGCAAAATCCCGCAGATAGCCGTAGAGATTTTTCGTACTATGGCCGATTTTATGGAAGCCCTGCTCCTCCCACCAGTCAGTAAACTTCTGCCAAAAGACAAAAGCATCGCCCTGCTCACATTCCCTGATGAGATAGTTTGCCGTCTGACGGCAGCGCCCTGCATTGTAATAGAGTTCAAAGACCTGTTCAAAACTGTGGAACCAACGGATTTCACCATAGCTCAAAGCATCACTTCGCAGCACTTCATAGGGCGCCATAGGCATATAGCGGTAATGATAGGGCTGAACCAAGTTCATCATCGCGGCCCCTTTGAGGAATTTCAAAAAGCCCAGCTGCAGCATATCCGTCTGCAAAGCATAAACATCATTAAAGGATTTACGGAAGGATTCCATGCCTTCACCTGGCAGGCCGATAATCAAGTCCACATGCAGGTGCATATTGTGAAAGCCCATTATCCTTTTGATATGGTCAGCAATATCCTGCCAATGATTTACGCGGGAAACAGCTTTTAGCGTCGCTGGATTGGTAGACTGAATGCCGATTTCGAGCTGCACACGTCCTTTGGGCAGCTGCGCAAGCACCTGCATGACTTCTTCATCCAGATAATCAATCGCTACCTCAAAATGGAAGTTCGTGCGGCAGTCAGCCGGCAGCTTGAGCAGATACTGCAGGATAGGCAAAAAATGGGATTTCTTGGCATTAAACGTGCGGTCAACGAATTTCACCTGCCGCACATCATGGGCAACAAAGAAATCCAGTTCCTTAAACACCCGCTCTAACGGCAAAAAGCGCACGCCCGCCGTGGCACAGGACAGGCAATAGGCACAGGAAAAAGGACAGCCGCGGCTAGTTTCATAGTAGAGAATCCGCTCCTTGATATCTGCCATTTCCTCTGCCCGATAGGCAAAAGGCACCTTGCCCGCAAAGTCAGCCACCGTCACATCCTGCCCCTCATTGATTTGACCTGACAAACTGCGCCAGGCAATGCCAGGAATATTTGACATATCAAGCTGACTGTTGACTTTTGACTGGTCAAAAGCGGCCGTCTGGAGCTGCTCTACCAGCTTCGGCAAAGCCTCCTCTCCTTCCCCACGGCAGACAAAATCCACCATGGGAAAATCCGTCATAAAATCTGTTACGCCATAGGAAACCTCTGGCCCACCACAGATAATGATGGTGTCCGGCAAGGCCGCAGGCAGAAGTTTTAACAGCGATTTTACCAGCTCAATATTCCAGATATAACAGGAAATCCCGAGCACCTTCGGCTGGGCACTATAAATTTCCCCAAGCATCGCGAGCAGCTGATGATTGATGGTCAGCTCCATGATTTCCGACCCCGGCACCGCCTCGCGCAGATAGCGGACAGATAACGATGTATGGGAATACTTGGCGTTAAGAGCCAGCCAAAGAATTTTATTTTCGTCCATGTACAAGTCTCCTAATTGAATAAAGATGCTGTGAAATTGCAGTTTGTTTGTTAGTTCGTGGTAAAGGTATCTTGTTCATACGTAGTTTGGGACGGACGGGGAAGTAATTTTTCTGTTTTCCGCTAAACGACCCCTTCGCAAAGTAGAGCTGTCCAGTTACTCGCGCTGGGCAGGCCAACGGCGCTGCTTTCAGCGTATTTGCTTAGCTGGGGACTACATGGGGCCGGCCTTCACTTCGTTCAGGCAGTCGCTCCCTACAGAAAAATCACTCCCCCGTCCGTCCCAAGTTACGCCCTATACTATTGCCACGAACTCGTCTCTCCCGTAACAAGAACATCGATGTACTTGACGCTTATCAGCGAGAAAAATACATTTAATGCAGATGCAACTTAGGGCGGAGGTGGTGATGCTTTTCGCCGTGGAACGACTGTCCGAACGCAGTGAGGACTGGCCCACAAACGGCATAGACTAAATACTGCGTTGAACATACGCGCCGCCGGTCTTGCCCGGCGCAGGTAACTAAAAAGCCCATACATTTACTTGTGGGTCATTCAGTGCAACGGCGAAAAGTATTACCACCTCCGCCCAAACTGAGCTGTAACAAATTAGTTCAATCTCGTAATAACATCGATAAACTGCAATTTGCAAAAAGTGCGTTGATAATTTATGTCAACGCACTTTCTGCTAGGTAAAGGGATATTTCACAGCCCCTTCTTATGTTCTCTTACATTTTTGCAATCTCGTGCAGGGTTTCCACAATCAAATCCACCTGTGGTTTTACGGTTTCGAGCAGCAGGCGTTCCTTCGGGCTATGGATATCCATGGTCGTTACGCCGATGGACACCATATCAAGCTGCGGATTCTTGCGGAAATGCCAGCCACATTCAAGGCCTGCGTGAATGGTTTCCACCTTCATATCTTTGCCATTCTGCTTCTTGAAGGTATCGGCCATGATTTTAGCCAGCTTGCTGTCCTTGTTTTCCTTCCAGCCCGGGGACTGCGTGCCGATATGCGCCGTAAAGCCGGTGAGTGCGCCCCATTCTTCAGCCATAAAGCGGAATTCGTCGAGCTTCTGGTCTACAGCAGAACGCGGGAAGTACTGCACCTTGACTTCCGTATCCGTGGTTTCGACTACGCCAAGGTTGGCAGACGTTTCCACAAGGCCCGGAATCACCGTGGACATCGCAAAAGTTCCCGTATGCAGAATCGTCATCAGGCGAATCAGGCGGGTCATGTCACCTGCATTCATTACGTGTTCCGGCATATCTACGTTTTTCAGTTCAAAACGGGCATTGGGGTCAACACTGCCATACATCTTATTAAAGCGTTCGAGCTGATCATTGAGCACTTTTTCGATAGCCGCCTTGTCCAAATCCGTCACGATGGTCATACGGGCATCGTCGGGGATAGCATTGCGAGCCTTGCCGCCGTTAAATGCTGCCAGTTCCACTTCGCCTTCAGCGGAAAGTGCCGCCAGCGTCATGGCCAGCGTGCGGATGGCATTGCCGCGACCGTCACCAATGCGCTCGCCGGAGTGGCCGCCCAAAAGGCCCTTAACTTCAATCTGCCAAGCCGACGTCATTTCCGGCTTCACCCATTTGATTTCGCGAGAGAAATCGAGGTTAACACTGCCGGCACTCCCCACCGTCAGTTCATCATAATTTTCCGAATCGCAGTTAATCAGGAACTTGGCATCCTGCAGATGTTTCGCATCGAGATGAATCGCACCTGTCATGCCCTGCTCTTCGTCTACCGTCACAATCATGCGCAGCGGGCCATGGTCCTTGGCATTTTTCATGATGTAGATGGCTTCGGCCACACCAATACCATCATCCGCGCCAAGACTCGTGCCGTCAGCGCGCAGGAATTTTTCATCCCGCACGAGCTTGATGGCATCCTTAAGCGGGTCAAAAGCTACGCCTTCAGCGGCCACGCAAACCATGTCCATATGGCCCTGCAAAATGGTCAGCGGCGCATTTTCAAAGCCTGCGCAGGCCGGCTTATCGGCAATGATATTATTCTTCTCGTCCTGGGTTACAGCAAAGCCCAGCTCCGTCAGATATTTTTTCAGAAAATCGCTGACAGCCTGTTCGTGCCCGGACTTGCGGGGAATTGCCGCCAGTTTTTCGAATTCGCTTAATACGCCTTCCAGTATTTCATTATTCTGTGCCATACTATCTCCATCCTTTACAAAACAAATAGACCAGACAATCCCCGAAGAGACTGCCTGGTCTAACTAAATCAAAATTATCTGCGGGCAGCTGTCAATCCGTAAGTGCCATGGTCATGGCCTCTGCCACATCCACCCCATTGGGCACATAAAGCATAATCTGATTTGAAACGCGTTTTGCCGAGCCATCCAAAACATAGCAAACGCCGTTTACGAAATCACAAATGCGACGCTGTTCCAGCGCTTCAATCTGCTCATAATTGACCACGCAAGCCTTGCCAGCTTTAAGGTCATCGGCAATGGCCGTCACCTGTTCAAAATTGCGCGGTGCATAAATCTGCATCTTGAGCTGTGGCTGTTTCGTGGTATGTACCGTCAGCTGAGGCTGGGATTTTTTCTGCCGGAAGGCACCTTTTTCATTCCCCAAAGCTGGACGCTCCACCCGAATGGAATCACCATTGGATACCTTGTACTCCGCAGCGTAGCTGGCACTGGCCATGCTGCTTCTGCGGCTGGACTTCATAGCAGATTTCTGTTTCTTCTTCTCTGCCAGTTCCTCTTCCATTTCATCCATCTCTTCTTCGTACTCATCATTTAAAGGCATGATGACATCAACCAAGCCCGAAAATTTGTCAGCAATCTTTGCAAATGGCCCCATTTTCAATCGTCCTTCCAGTAGTAATTCAATTTATCAATAATTTCACTGATTCCTAATCCCATTTTACTTTTCTTATGATAACACAGTTCCACAGAAAAAGCAAAACTCCTGCAATAAAATTTTCATATTTTTTTCATTGACGGGTGATGTGATAGGAAAGACTGCTGAGGCCAACGGACAAGTCTTCGTTGACGATATGCATCCCTGCAGGCACTTCCATCTTGATGGGGGCAAAATTCCAAATTCCCTTGACCCCCGCAGAAACCAGTTTATCAGCCACGCCCTGGGCAAAGGCTGCCGGCACGGCGATAATGCCGATATGAATCTGCCGCTCCTTTACAATCTGTTCCAGATTGGCAATGTCCTCCACCTTCACATGATTCACAGTGGTACCAATGACCTCCGGGTCCTCATCAAAGAGCGCCACGAGGTTAAAGCCCAAAGTCACAAAGTTATGGAAGTTGGCCAGCGCTGCACCCAAATGGCCAATGCCGATAATGGCAATGTTCCAATGGTTGTCCAGCCCTAAAATGCCACCCACATTGCGCTTGAGTTCGTTGACGAAATAGCCTACGCCCTTCTTGCCAAACTGGCCAAAGGAGGCCAGGTCTTTGCGAATCTGCTCCGGGGTAATCCCCAGGCGGCGGCCCAGTTCATCGGAGGAAATAATATCCAAGCCCTCGTCCTGAGCTAGCCGCAGGGTGCGAAAATACAAAGGCAGGCGGTCAATGGTCGCCTTTGATATGGTTGTCGGACTTTTCATCTGTTCCCGCCTCCTCTTTTTCGATAATTTCTTCAGCTTCTGCTCCGTCCGTTTCCGTGGATTCTTCCGGGGCAGCTTCTGCTTCTGTTTCTGTTTCTTTTTCAGCGCTTACCGGTTCGCCTTCTTGTTCTTCTGGCTGCACTTCCGACTGCACTTTCGGCAATTCTTCTGCTTTCAGCTCAGTTTCCAAAAACGCCGGTACTTCCCGGGTTGCATCCGCTTCTTTCTCCGCTTCCGCGGCGCCTTCTGCGTCCTTTTCCCGCTTGAGCTCAGCCACGGCTGCAATAAAGGCCAGCATGAGCCAGAGGAACATGGAAGAAGGAATGTTAAAGAGCAAATGGTCCGTCAAGCCGTTCAGCGCAATGGAGATTAACGCCAGCCCCAGACCTGCCGAAGCGCCTGCCAGCAGCCGCCAATCCGGCCACTCGATAAAGTCCTGCCAGATGGGCGTTTCCGTTTTTTCTTCCTCCACCTGCACGCTGTCGGCCACTTTTTTAAGTTCCACATCCGCGGCCGCATCCTCATTATAATCGAAGGGTGTCGGCGCCGGAATCACCGGCTGCGGTGCAGCGAACTTCTGCCGCAGTGCCGTAAACAGGGAACCAAAGAACAGCCACATAAAGGCCAGCATTCCCGGCACGCCGATTTCTGCCGCATAGTTCAAGTACATATTATGGGCATGGACGATACGGATATCGGCCCCCTGCAGATAGAAATCGTATTCGGGGTACACCATCCAGTAGGCGCCCCAGCCAATTCCCAGGAATGGATGGTCCTGAATCATGGCCACGGTGCTTTCCCAGAAGGCCAGCCGCATTTCCGAAGAGGTGTCCACCTTGGTGAACACAGAGGTCAGGCGCTCATAGAGCACAGGGTCAGCCACCAGCAGCAGCACAGCCACGCCAACGCAGGCTGCCAGTACCCGCCAGTCCTTAAGCATACCATAGACGGCAAAAATCACGGCAATAACGAGGCACGCTCCGCGGGCATAGGTCATGGCCAGACAGGCCGCACCTGCCGCCAGCAGCACGCCCAGCACAATGCGCTTCTGTTTGGTTCCGGCCTTGATGAACAGGCCAAAAGCCAGACAGATGATAATATCCAGATACCCGGCCAGAATGTTGGGATTTTCCCAAGTGGAAAACACGCGCTTCCGCAATTCGGGGAAGGCGTCGCCGTCCACCCACTTCATGGCGCTGATATCAATGCCGAAGATGAACTGATAGAAGCCGTAGAGCAGGACGAACACCGCCGCCATCCCAATGACCAGCAGCAGTTCCTTCACCTGCCGGACGCTGCGCACATTCTGTCCTACGACAAAGTAGGTCAGAACATACACGCCCACCAGATTGTACCAATTGTAGAAACTAAAGCCCTTGTCCGGCGAAACCATAATGGAAACGCCGCTCAAGAACACAAAGAGGGCCACAGGCACATCAAAGGGCAGCTGGCGGAACTTAAAATCATCATCCGTGCGAAAATGCAGTACCGTCAACACCGTTGCAATCAGCAAAGCGGCGGTAGCTGCCGGCGGGTGCAGGGCCAGCAGAAAAGCCTCTGCCAGCACGAAATTCCAGGACCATTTGGCAAACCGTCCCCGCCATTTCGCTCTGGATGCCTCCCTCCGCTTGGCTTTCACCATTTCCATTTCCGGGGAAATATTCTTGCTCATGCTTCTCCCCCCTTCTTATCCATCAGGAGCTTGCGCAGGCCGCCCACAAGATAAAGGGAGCCGGCCATAATCAGGAGCTTTTCTCCATTGGCCAGTTCAAGGGCCCGGTTCATGGCTTCATTATTATCGGCAATGGCCTCCACATGCTGCACATGAGCCGCCACCTTCCCCGCCAAAATCTGCGGGTCAGATGCCCTGTCCGAATGCGGTACTGTAACCACCACGGTATCATTGGGACGCAGCAGGATATCGAGCATGGTGTCGATATCCTTGTCCTTCAGAATGCCCAGCAGCAGTACGCGCTCCGGCGCAGGGAAATACAAATCAAGGCTTTCCCGCAGCGCCGTCATGCCAGCGGGATTATGGGCGCCATCGATGATGATTTTCTGCCCATTGTAGTCCGCCTGTTCAAAACGCGCAGGCCAGCTCACGAGCGTCAAGGCATCGTCAATGGTCTTATTCGTAATGCGGCTGTCCAAATTGGAAATGAGTTTAGCGGCCATCACCGCTACGGCTGCATTTTCAATCTGATGTTTGCCCAAAAGATGCAGGGTATAGGGTTCCTTCACCGCTCCCAACAGACCAGAGGAGAATTCCAGCCGCTGGAAATTGCCTTCGTAGCTGATAAAGTCAGCGCTGAAGTCCTCCCCTGCCACAAAGATATCGGCGTTTTTCTCCTCCGCCTGCTGACGGATAATATCGAGGGCAACACCCTGCGCTGCGGTGACCACCGGCACATCATCTTTGATGATGCCCGCCTTATGGTGGGCCACACCTTCCAAGGTGCCGCCGCAACGGTCAGCATGCTCCAAGGTCACGTTGGTAATAACGGAAACCTCGGGAACAACGACATTGGTGGAATCCAGAAGCCCCCCAAGTCCCACTTCAATAACGGCATATTCTACATGCTTAATCGCAAAGTAGAAGAAAGCCAGTGCGGTGAGCACCTCAAACTGGGTTGGACATTCCTCCCCGTCTGCAATCATCTTGTCGATATAGACCTTGATGGAACTCAGGCAATCGGCAAATTCCTGCTCACTGATGGCCTGACCGTCCACCCTTATCCGCTCCGTATAGGACACGAGATGCGGGGAACTGTAAAAGCCCGTATGGATGCCCGAATGGCGCAGGATGCCCGCCAGCATGGCGGACACCGAACCTTTGCCATTGGTGCCGGTTACATGAATCGTGCGATACCGTTCCTGCGGCAGTTCCAAACGCGCCAGCAGTTTTTGAATGCGTTCCAGACCGAGTTTAATACCAAATATATTGAGACTTTCTAAATATGCCAGCGATTCCTGATAATTCATATAGGGTTCTCCTAACGATTATTTCAGTTTGGCCAAATCCTGCATACGGCCTTCCACAGATTTTTTCTTTTCTTCATAACCAGCCAGTTTTTCCTTCTCACCGGCTACCACATCAGCAGGAGCCTTGGCGAGGAAGCCTTCGTTGCCCAGTTTCTTGGCCAGGCGGCTGATTTCCTTGTCGAGTTTTTCCAGTTCCTTCGTGAGACGGGCCGTTTCCTTATCCACATCAATCAGGCCCTTGAGCGGCAGGAATACTTCCACGCCGTTTACCATACCGGCCATGGCATTTTCCGGCTTGTCGGCACCGGCAGGCAGAATGGTAATCGGGTCAGAAGATGCCAGCTTGTCGAGATAGCTCTGATTTTCCGTAAATACGGCACGCAGGGATTCATCCGTGAAGTTCAGAATCAATTCGCTCTTTTTGCTCGGAGCCGCGCCAACTTCCGCACGCATATTGCGGACGGTCTTGATGGTTTCCATGATGGCCGTCATATCGGCTTCGATTTCGTCGCTGATGCACGCAGCCATAACATCCGGCCAGCTGGTTTCCATAATGCTCTTGAGCGCATCATCATGGGGAACCTTCTGCCAGATTTCTTCCGTGAGGAACGGCATGAACGGATGCAGCAGGCGCAGCGTGCCTTCGAGCACCGTGGAGAGCACATACAGTGCCGTATTACGGGCACGGACATTTTCCTTGTCGTAAAGGCGTGCCTTCGTAAGCTCGATATACCAGTCGCAGAACTCATTCCAGATGAATTCATAAATCATGCGGCCAGCTTCGCCGAGCTCAAACTTGTCCAGATTTTCCGTAACGTCACGCACCGTACGGGCATAACGAGACAGAATCCACTTATCGGACAGCGTATAATCTTCCTCAGCCGGCTTGAAGCTCTTATCAAAACCTTCGAGATTCATGAGCATATAGCGGGAAGCGTTCCAAATCTTGTTGGCAAAGTTGCGGGCGCCTTCCACACGTTCCCAGTAGAAACGCATATCGTTGCCCGGCGTGTTGCCCGTAATGAGCATGAAACGCAGGGTATCGGCACCGTATTTTTCGATAACTTCTACCGGGTCAATGCCGTTGCCCAAAGACTTACTCATCTTGCGGCCCTGGCTGTCGCGAACCAAACCGTGGATAAATACATGATGGAACGGAATATCCTTGCCGAATTCCAGGCCCATCATAACCATGCGGGCTACCCAGAAGAAGATGATGTCATAACCGGTTACGAGCGTAGCCGTCGGATAGAAATGTTTGAGTTCTTCCGTCTCGTTCGGCCAGCCCATGGTTTCAAACGGCCAGAGGCCGGAGCTGAACCAGGTGTCGAGTACATCTTCGTCCTGATGGATATGCTTGCTGTGGCAATGCGGGCATTCCGTCAAATCCGTACGGGAAACGCTGGTTTCACCGCAGTCATCGCAGTACCAGGCAGGGATACGATGGCCCCACCAAAGCTGACGGGAGATACACCAGTCGCGGATGTTTTCGAGCCACTGCAGATAAATCTTGCTGAAACGTTCCGGCACAAACTTGATGCGGCCGTCCTTAACAGCTTCCATAGCCGGCTTGGCAAGGCTTTCCATCTTGACAAACCACTGCTTGGATACCATCGGTTCAATCGTGCTATGGCAGCGGGAGCAATGACCAACAGCGTGTTCATGTTCTTCAACGGACACGAGTACGCCGAGTTCTTCGAGCTCTTTGACGAGCGCCTTGCGGCATTCGTAGCGGTCCATGCCGTTGTACTTACCAGCGCCCTCGCCCATCGTGCCATCGTTGTTGATGACCTTAATCTGTTCGAGGTTGTGACGCTGACCCATTTCAAAGTCGTTGGGGTCATGAGCCGGCGTAACCTTAACGGCACCAGTACCGAATTCCTTATCGACATATTCATCGGCAAACAGCGGAATGCGGCGGTTCACAATCGGCAGAATCAAGGTCTTGCCCACGATATCCTTATAGCGTTCATCTTCCGGATGTACCGCTACACCCGTATCACCGAACATCGTTTCGGGGCGGGTCGTGGCGATTTCCACATAGCGTTCCTCACCCTCTACCTGATAGCGCAGATGCCAGAGATGGCCGTTTTCATTTTCATGTTCCACTTCGATATCGGAAATCGCCGTGTTGCAGTTTGGGCACCAGTTGGTAATGCGCGTGCCCTGATAGATAAGGCCCTTGTCGTAGAGGCTTACGAACACCTCGCGGACAGCCGCCGAGCAGCCTTCGTCCATCGTAAAGCGCTGGCGGTCCCAGTCACAGGAGGAACCCAAAGAGCGCAGCTGGGACATGATGCGGTTGCCATACTGTTCCTTCCAGTCCCAAACGCGTTCGAGGAACTTTTCGCGGCCCAGTTCATAGCGGTTCGTGCCCTCTTCGCGCAGGGAAGCCTCAACCTTGGCCTGCGTAGCGATACCGGCATGGTCACAGCCCGGAATCCAAACGGCATTGTAGCCCTGCATGCGGCGGAAACGAATCAAGATATCCTGCAGCGTGTTGTCAAGCGCATGCCCCATGTGCAGCTGCCCCGTGACATTCGGCGGCGGGATAACCATGCTGTACGGCTTCTTGCTCTTGTCCACTTCGGCGTGGAAGAGTTTGTTATCCTCCCAGAACTTATACCATTTCTTTTCAAACGACTGCGGGTCGTAAACCTTCGGAATGTTGTTTTCCTGCGTCATTTCTTCGCTCATCATTATCCTCCTCAATAAACTAAAAAGCGCCTTCGCCCCAAAGGACGAAAGCGCATACTTTCGTGGTACCACCAATGTTTTCTGACCCGTCAATTTGACATGTCAACTTGACAAGTCAGCTCTAAGCCTTAACGCGGCCAGACGTCTGCACCTACTCCATTCAGCACAGAAGCTCCTAAGCGACCTTCAAACCTGCCATGGGGAAACTTCCACCAACCGTTTCCTCTCTATGCCACAGCTGCAGCCCTACTCCTCTTAGTCATTGCCCTGCTATATTTCTAATACGGCGTTAATTCTACCACAAAATCAAGCACTTGACAATGACCCACCAACAATTTGCTCAATCAGCCTGGATTTCTGCTTTCTTAACGCAAAGACAACGTCAAAGTCTCCATCTTCCCCGCTGTCTTTGTCTATCGGCGCTAATTCATCATAACATTTCCATAAAACAGGTATCCCATTTAGGCTTTCTTCAAAGAATTGGCAACCCCACCAACACCTGCGATACTACACCGGCGAAAAACCAGGCCATGGCTTTCCGCAAACTGTGAGAGTTCATATACGCATCATAACCTATACAGAGGTCAACAATCAGCGGCAGCAGAAACAATACAACATACAGGGCTTCCATCGTCAGCATCCTCCTTTTATAAAGTCAGAAATCCAAGCTATACAAAAGTTATTCGTCAGACGAATATCAAATACCTGCTGTTTCTTATGTATACATAGAGATAATCTTAGAATTATTTTCATATATGGTCGAGAGGCAAAAAACTCCCGCAAATCAACTGCCTGATTTGCGGGAGTTCCCTTTAGCCACATATTAAATCATATTTTTGACATAGGAATCGTAAAGGGCTTTGAGCTCTTCCATCTTGTCATACATTTCCACCTGCAGACCGGAAGCGGCGGCGTAATCGCCTTCGTTCAGCGCATTGATAAGCAGGGTGAACAGGGATTTTTCATCGATGCTGTCCTTGGCCAGGTAAGAACGGATGCCGTTAATCTTGTTCCAGTTGTAGGAATCCAAATCCGTCACGAACTCAGCCTTGATTTCCTTGGCAGCGCGGACGATGTCGCGGTTTTCCGGAATGATGCGGGCAATGAGTTCCGTCTTCCAGCGCAGCAGCGCACCGGCACGGAAAGCATTGATAATCGTGTCATTAAGGGCACCGCCAGCCGTGATAACGGCCTTCTTATCCGCATAGTTCTCGAAGTTCTGCATGTTTTCCCAAACCGTTGCGGGAGGTGCACCGAACAGGCGGTCGCGTTCTTCATCCGTGTAGTCTTCGAACACATCATTTTCACTGCGGTAAGCACGGTTCTTCTCCAGATAGAAGCCTTCTTCCCCAGCGTCCTTGGAAAGTTCCGTAAGGAGTTCCGCCGTGGTGTGGTTAACAGCAGTCTTGATGCCGTCAAGGCAAGCGGAGTAAATGGCAGCCAGCACCAGATACGTGTTAGTGTACGGGTTGCAAGCGCGCAGCTCGAAGCGGGTTGCATACGGATTACCCAGGTCGCGAATCAGGCCGGCCAGAATCGTACGGTTACGGGACGGCTGGTCCGGACGATGGCCCAGGGACGTAACGATACATACCGGTGCTTCAAAACCGGGTTTCAGACGATTC
The Selenomonas ruminantium AC2024 DNA segment above includes these coding regions:
- a CDS encoding B12-binding domain-containing radical SAM protein encodes the protein MDENKILWLALNAKYSHTSLSVRYLREAVPGSEIMELTINHQLLAMLGEIYSAQPKVLGISCYIWNIELVKSLLKLLPAALPDTIIICGGPEVSYGVTDFMTDFPMVDFVCRGEGEEALPKLVEQLQTAAFDQSKVNSQLDMSNIPGIAWRSLSGQINEGQDVTVADFAGKVPFAYRAEEMADIKERILYYETSRGCPFSCAYCLSCATAGVRFLPLERVFKELDFFVAHDVRQVKFVDRTFNAKKSHFLPILQYLLKLPADCRTNFHFEVAIDYLDEEVMQVLAQLPKGRVQLEIGIQSTNPATLKAVSRVNHWQDIADHIKRIMGFHNMHLHVDLIIGLPGEGMESFRKSFNDVYALQTDMLQLGFLKFLKGAAMMNLVQPYHYRYMPMAPYEVLRSDALSYGEIRWFHSFEQVFELYYNAGRCRQTANYLIRECEQGDAFVFWQKFTDWWEEQGFHKIGHSTKNLYGYLRDFALAAYELSAELMDNLLRYDALLSDGGKIRPENLNWNRLQYQDITADFWKGAPSRVRAYLPDYEFTNWRDVNKKYHIEVFAYNMMLISQDLTCQKLTCQPTALLFDYTADEPVCQRIELEIGSSAQDGV
- the pepD gene encoding beta-Ala-His dipeptidase yields the protein MAQNNEILEGVLSEFEKLAAIPRKSGHEQAVSDFLKKYLTELGFAVTQDEKNNIIADKPACAGFENAPLTILQGHMDMVCVAAEGVAFDPLKDAIKLVRDEKFLRADGTSLGADDGIGVAEAIYIMKNAKDHGPLRMIVTVDEEQGMTGAIHLDAKHLQDAKFLINCDSENYDELTVGSAGSVNLDFSREIKWVKPEMTSAWQIEVKGLLGGHSGERIGDGRGNAIRTLAMTLAALSAEGEVELAAFNGGKARNAIPDDARMTIVTDLDKAAIEKVLNDQLERFNKMYGSVDPNARFELKNVDMPEHVMNAGDMTRLIRLMTILHTGTFAMSTVIPGLVETSANLGVVETTDTEVKVQYFPRSAVDQKLDEFRFMAEEWGALTGFTAHIGTQSPGWKENKDSKLAKIMADTFKKQNGKDMKVETIHAGLECGWHFRKNPQLDMVSIGVTTMDIHSPKERLLLETVKPQVDLIVETLHEIAKM
- a CDS encoding cell division protein SepF; amino-acid sequence: MGPFAKIADKFSGLVDVIMPLNDEYEEEMDEMEEELAEKKKQKSAMKSSRRSSMASASYAAEYKVSNGDSIRVERPALGNEKGAFRQKKSQPQLTVHTTKQPQLKMQIYAPRNFEQVTAIADDLKAGKACVVNYEQIEALEQRRICDFVNGVCYVLDGSAKRVSNQIMLYVPNGVDVAEAMTMALTD
- a CDS encoding redox-sensing transcriptional repressor Rex, with the protein product MKSPTTISKATIDRLPLYFRTLRLAQDEGLDIISSDELGRRLGITPEQIRKDLASFGQFGKKGVGYFVNELKRNVGGILGLDNHWNIAIIGIGHLGAALANFHNFVTLGFNLVALFDEDPEVIGTTVNHVKVEDIANLEQIVKERQIHIGIIAVPAAFAQGVADKLVSAGVKGIWNFAPIKMEVPAGMHIVNEDLSVGLSSLSYHITRQ
- a CDS encoding O-antigen ligase family protein, translating into MSKNISPEMEMVKAKRREASRAKWRGRFAKWSWNFVLAEAFLLALHPPAATAALLIATVLTVLHFRTDDDFKFRQLPFDVPVALFVFLSGVSIMVSPDKGFSFYNWYNLVGVYVLTYFVVGQNVRSVRQVKELLLVIGMAAVFVLLYGFYQFIFGIDISAMKWVDGDAFPELRKRVFSTWENPNILAGYLDIIICLAFGLFIKAGTKQKRIVLGVLLAAGAACLAMTYARGACLVIAVIFAVYGMLKDWRVLAACVGVAVLLLVADPVLYERLTSVFTKVDTSSEMRLAFWESTVAMIQDHPFLGIGWGAYWMVYPEYDFYLQGADIRIVHAHNMYLNYAAEIGVPGMLAFMWLFFGSLFTALRQKFAAPQPVIPAPTPFDYNEDAAADVELKKVADSVQVEEEKTETPIWQDFIEWPDWRLLAGASAGLGLALISIALNGLTDHLLFNIPSSMFLWLMLAFIAAVAELKREKDAEGAAEAEKEADATREVPAFLETELKAEELPKVQSEVQPEEQEGEPVSAEKETETEAEAAPEESTETDGAEAEEIIEKEEAGTDEKSDNHIKGDH
- a CDS encoding bifunctional folylpolyglutamate synthase/dihydrofolate synthase, with product MNYQESLAYLESLNIFGIKLGLERIQKLLARLELPQERYRTIHVTGTNGKGSVSAMLAGILRHSGIHTGFYSSPHLVSYTERIRVDGQAISEQEFADCLSSIKVYIDKMIADGEECPTQFEVLTALAFFYFAIKHVEYAVIEVGLGGLLDSTNVVVPEVSVITNVTLEHADRCGGTLEGVAHHKAGIIKDDVPVVTAAQGVALDIIRQQAEEKNADIFVAGEDFSADFISYEGNFQRLEFSSGLLGAVKEPYTLHLLGKHQIENAAVAVMAAKLISNLDSRITNKTIDDALTLVSWPARFEQADYNGQKIIIDGAHNPAGMTALRESLDLYFPAPERVLLLGILKDKDIDTMLDILLRPNDTVVVTVPHSDRASDPQILAGKVAAHVQHVEAIADNNEAMNRALELANGEKLLIMAGSLYLVGGLRKLLMDKKGGEA